A region of Plectropomus leopardus isolate mb chromosome 16, YSFRI_Pleo_2.0, whole genome shotgun sequence DNA encodes the following proteins:
- the ankef1a gene encoding LOW QUALITY PROTEIN: ankyrin repeat and EF-hand domain-containing protein 1a (The sequence of the model RefSeq protein was modified relative to this genomic sequence to represent the inferred CDS: inserted 1 base in 1 codon), producing MCGRVAEGPLQVFQIYRLLQCVHEGDKVQIERMVNLGVENLINLTEPRDGTGVLHVAVSANNQDMVSFLLSQGAHPNIQDKKGRAPLMLAAELGNDAIVTLLTQNHANLRLRDTEGKGVLFYCIYPTKRHSRCLQVALKCQADVNNVSAQGTHVFQLMCERAQECTSMCLIMLGAGADPNATDQKTGITALMEAARAGSLQLVRAILRRGGNPSALDCRRFTAVHYAAMGGFFEVIQVLSAYSADMGVTNLEDCTALHYAAATGNANCCKFLAQRGCNPKLKNQEGLLPRQIAKDSGHKVAAKELRKAERQQGKGNKSSGATLMSDLWGLTLHDWSHEYEDELRQAFENKSDTVTTEVFISVLEELKAPVELDQLHTVIAAHDKGREGCVNINDFIKGVKYIKKPFLLSSYMPKKKKGEKGGKGGKKKGKFVLPLPICTLPPELMPRQPDGGPPHFMIETYYNRSDVSRFDRDHPPEHPIINDSGWYVEQPQKVYVNINYCVKSGDLESLDLAFSQGVPVDVQDQFYKTPLMVACSSGNYEVAQYLLSKGADVNACDQFFWTPLHHAAHAGQLQLLELLVEAGANVDARALSGGTPLMKAIQSSRPSCVDFLIKAGANVNAENKKEQNCLDIARAFSDCRIIDLVKDKMDSLPKPKETAKGKGGKDQKPKPAKQKGVAAGGAEHAVTSTATTAGKTSPQKDSKSVILHNTRITTGKNNTVDITFVPKTVWGKPPTTSQLMSKIERRKELLSLEVDFDDFMMXVQPEHPEENTGAGKNHRVDPKPASN from the exons ATATGGTAAGCTTCCTCCTCTCCCAGGGAGCACACCCCAACATACAGGACAAGAAGGGACGTGCCCCGCTCATGTTGGCTGCTGAACTGGGCAATGATGCCATAGTGACACTGCTGACCCAAAACCACGCAAATCTGAGGCTCCGAGACACTGAGGGCAAAG GTGTGCTCTTCTACTGTATCTACCCCACCAAGCGCCACAGCCGCTGCCTGCAGGTGGCCCTCAAATGCCAGGCGGACGTCAACAACGTGTCAGCGCAGGGGACTCATGTCTTCCAGCTCATGTGTGAAAGAGCCCAGGAGTGCACCTCCATGTGTCTCATCATGCTGGGCGCAGGGGCCGACCCCAATGCAACAGATCAG AAAACCGGCATCACAGCATTGATGGAGGCAGCCAGGGCCGGCTCTCTGCAGCTCGTTAGAGCCATTCTCAGGAGAGGGGGAAACCCCAGCGCTCTGGACTGCAGACGCTTCACAGCAGTGCACTACGCTGCCATGGGGGGCTTCTTTGAG GTGATTCAGGTGTTGTCTGCATACTCAGCAGACATGGGCGTGACCAACCTAGAGGACTGCACAGCTCTGCACTACGCTGCTGCCACGGGCAACGCTAACTGCTGCAAGTTCCTGGCACAGAGAG GTTGTAACCCCAAACTGAAGAACCAGGAAGGTTTGCTGCCTCGTCAGATTGCCAAAGATTCCGGTCACAAAGTAGCAGCCAAGGAGCTGAGGAAAGCTGAGCGCCAACAGGGGAAAGGCAACAAATCCAGCGGGGCCACCCTCATGTCAGATCTCTGGGGCCTGACCCTCCATGACTGGTCTCATGAATACGAGGATGAGCTACGGCAAGCCTTTGAGAACAAATCCGACACGGTGACCACCGAggtgtttatttcagtgttaGAAGAACTGAAAGCTCCTGTTGAACTGGACCAGCTCCACACAGTCATCGCAGCCCATGATAAGGGGAGAGAGGGCTGTGTTAATATTAACGATTTCATCAAAGGCGTCAAGTACATCAAGAAGCCATTCCTCCTCTCCTCGTATATGccgaaaaagaaaaagggagaaaagggaGGAAAGGGAGGAAAGAAGAAGGGTAAATTTGTCCTCCCTTTGCCCATTTGCACCCTCCCGCCGGAGCTGATGCCCAGGCAACCTGACGGAGGCCCACCCCACTTCATGATCGAGACCTACTACAACCGCTCAGACGTCAGCCGCTTCGACCGCGATCACCCGCCAGAACATCCCATAATAAACGACTCAGGGTGGTATGTGGAGCAGCCACAGAAGGTGTACGTCAATATTAACTACTGTGTGAAGAGCGGAGACCTGGAGTCTCTGGACCTTGCTTTCAGTCAGGGGGTTCCTGTGGACGTTCAGGATCAGTTTTACAAGACCCCGCTGATGGTGGCCTGCTCCAGCGGCAACTACGAGGTGGCTCAGTACCTCCTCAGTAAAGG GGCTGATGTGAACGCGTGTGACCAGTTCTTCTGGACGCCCCTCCACCATGCCGCTCACGCTGGCCAGCTGCAACTTCTTGAACTTCTGGTGGAAGCAGGGGCCAACGTCGATGCTCGGGCCCTCAGCGGAGGCACGCCCCTCATGAAGGCCATCCAGAGCTCTCGACCCTCCTGTGTGGACTTCCTCATCAAGGCGGGTGCCAATGTCAATGCAGAGAACAAGAAAG aaCAAAACTGCCTGGACATTGCCAGAGCTTTTTCAGACTGCAGGATTATCGACTTAGTCAAAGACAAGATGGATTCTCTGCCAAAACCAAAGGAGACAGCCAAAGGGAAGGGGGGCAAAGATCAAAAGCCTAAACCTGCTAAACAAAAG GGTGTAGCTGCAGGAGGTGCAGAGCACGCAGTGACATCGACCGCAACAACAGCAGGAAAGACGTCTCCTCAGAAGGATTCAAAGAGTGTCATCCTGCACAACACCAGGATCACAACGGGGAAAAACAACACTGTAGACATCACCTTTGTGCCAAAAACG GTTTGGGGGAAGCCGCCCACCACCAGCCAGCTGATGTCAAAGATAGAGCGACGGAAGGAGCTGTTATCCCTTGAAGTGGACTTTGATGACTTCATGA CCGTTCAGCCAGAACATCCAGAGGAAAACACTGGAGCTGGAAAAAACCACAGAGTAGACCCAAAG CCTGCTTCAAACTGA